A DNA window from Bacteroidales bacterium contains the following coding sequences:
- a CDS encoding DsrE family protein: MQKILIIINDATYGTEKAYNALRMAMTLQKEHGEKVEVKIFLLADAVFCGLPNQNTPTGFYNIERMLKSVILQGGEVKSCSGCSQARGIDSLRFIEGVHLSNMKEFSQWTVECDKVLTF, from the coding sequence ATGCAAAAAATCCTGATCATTATTAACGACGCCACCTATGGAACTGAAAAAGCCTACAACGCTTTACGGATGGCAATGACACTTCAAAAGGAGCATGGGGAAAAAGTTGAAGTAAAGATTTTTCTCCTGGCTGACGCTGTATTTTGCGGGTTACCCAATCAAAACACGCCAACCGGGTTTTACAACATCGAGCGGATGCTAAAATCGGTAATCCTCCAGGGCGGCGAGGTCAAAAGCTGCAGCGGCTGCTCTCAGGCCCGCGGCATCGACAGCCTCAGATTCATCGAAGGCGTTCATCTGAGCAACATGAAAGAATTTTCCCAATGGACTGTGGAGTGCGATAAGGTGCTGACGTTTTAG